taaaataattagacgTGAAAATTTGGTTTAACTAGTCTTATTACATATCATATCATTGATTAAACTTAATTCTGACGAGGGTTAATTAATTCTGAGTTGAAATAAGATGACAAGGCTGTATGTAACTATATCTTTGCATTTtcaatagaaaattaaagagcACAGAGTACATAACCAAGTTGATTATTGGAAATTGAAATGCCAAaccaagttttaataaaaaaaacacataatttgttttgatattgttaataatacacTAAttgaaaaaatgcttttatttttagttgaaggtgtttaaaaaagtatgaaagtatttagtaaattttgaatcgagcttataattttaattttattttaacacaatgtAAGTATGATCCCTTAACTGTATATTTATTGCttagttttaaattgtatttgttaaaatatactagcatatatatagtatattttaaatgtttgattatcttttttttaattcgtagaTGGGTTGGATCGCTGTTGTTAATCAGTTCAAGCAGACTTGGCTCACTACACTTCTCAGTCTAGTTTTATTCTCTGGTGTTACCTATTTTTTAGTTTGGTCTGAGGTATGAATTAgttgaactaaaaaaaaagcaattgtaacatattgttttattacaaatattaatcagAGTCTTGTCTTATTATTTATCACATCAGCACTTTCATAGAACACTTTTATTTCGTGTCGtgattaaaaatcttataatttcaGTATCAAACTATTCAAAGTAATCTGATGCTCGATGAGGTGATATTTGCAGCTGAAAGTATTGATGTTCATACTAAAGATGAAGCTGAGCGTTATGAAGGTCGAGTAGTACATATTGTAGGACCTCTAAGAGTACTGGAACCTATATCAGAACCTGATTATAACATTCACGTACAGGCTGTGAAGTTGAGGAAGAGAGTTCAAATGTACCAGTGGATTGAAGAAACAATGTGAGAAACTAATCCAGATACTAATTTCAGCCAATATTAACAGCCAAAGCTAAATTGTGTGTAcaagtttaaaatgttatctcaATTCACTAAAGAATACATTTTGACTAACATTCAAAAAATTACTGGTAACCTATTATATAGTCAACTATAATGGAATATTTAAGAGTAATATAATCAACTTTTTCAAACAACAGGGAAACAGATAATTTCTTAAGTGAGCCAGCAGAAGAAACTCAAAAGACTTATTGGTATCATAAAGATTGGAGAGATTATGTGGTGGACTCTGCATTGTTTTACATTAGACCTGGTCATCATAATCCAACTTCTATGCCAATGTTTAGTGAAACACACATTGCTGAATATGTTAAAATTGGATGGATGAATCTGGGTAAGGAgccaaaaaatacaataattgatttattactgCAATCATCATTTTTACCAGGAACTTATTTGTCAGGAACTCtagttataaaagttataataagtacatgttttattaatattaaaattttaactaactACTGAACTATTTTAGGCTTAGATGTAAAGCGTAAAGTAAATGATTACTATGAAATATGGTCCGATTCTAGACCTGATCGAAGTGACATCAAACTGCATTCTGGATTCTACTATCACGGGAACAGTGCCCTGGAGCATGAAATAGGTGATCTACGAATTCATTTCTCTTATGCGGGACGAGAGGATGACATTGTAAGTCTTCAATATTGCCCCCTTTtcttgtcaaaatatatatttgtttctttatacAATGTATCCTCTTATCCATTATAgttttttgttaactttttataCTTACTAGTTcagttatgatttaaaatattataaattggttCAAATTCTGTTGGACACTGTTGTGTTTTTATTCAGTAGTATTTTGAGAAAAGACATGCTATCCTTTTTAAAACCACCCGTACGAAAgagcagtattttttattttcgctAAAGTTAAGCTTAGAAATTGGGTGAAATAGAATTATaactcaaaaaatttaaatatgtgtaataaatTTACAGTACACAGCAGTTGGTTTGGTTGAGAGAGGTGTTCTTCAACCGTACAGTCCGAAGAATTTTCCAACTGCAGACCCATTGTCCCTCATGAGGAAAGGCTCGTATAGCTTGAAACATTTGTATGATCTAGAGAAACATCATGCAAACACCCACACTTGGAAATACAGACTACTCGGTTTAATACAAGTTTTTGCATCAGCAATGACATTACATCCAGAATGGCTAACACTTTGTAAGTTAAATGAATaagttatatgtatagaaagtaactagattattaattaataatatctttacatactgatattataaaaagataaaatacatattttattttactatgtcAAACACAATGGGATCCTTGGACTGAAGTTTTCTCTtaagattcatatttaattcaaagacAGCATAGTAATATTAGTAGCTCCTTAGAAATGACTATACAAAATATGACCCATAGTACTAGTTActagtattaataaatgagtTAATATTAGTAACTAGTACTATTGGTATATCATTCAGCACATtcatttgaagggtgagtgagacagtgtaactagaggcacaagagacatttacataacattttatatccCATGGTTATTGGAGAATTGGTGATTCTTACAGTGTCAAAAACATCAAGTTGCCAgactacctatattataaaaagaatcatagtatttttgtgttctcactcaaaaattatcttttaaatatgattatgtgattttaattaaagtattttgttatagTCATGCAATGCAAGTGGATTTCAAACAGTTTAAGACGCTGCACAAGACTTTGGATTAATTTAGTTCTATCTTTTTCATATACACTGCTAATAATATCAATACCATGGTAAGTTCTGGTAAAttgtctattaatatataattaattatacaatagaGACATAATGTTATTGGTACAGTATTTAAtcaaaagaaatcaaaatacaatttgTGTAAATACTGTCTCTctggctacttttatttataacctatttatagtaacaattatataattttgatactacatatttctttattgggtttttattaaacaacatttgttGTAAGTTTGTACTGTTTTAagagtatatttaataactaataacattttttcctataaatatataaacattgttattatataacaaaaaaaaaaaaatattttgaactttaaatatacatgtcattgttattttatacacagAACCATATCATATATACGGTTATGgcaatttataaaactgtataataaAGATTTCAAGTACAATCTGTGCCAATATTACTgacttattaattacaattataattgattCTTGTGCATAGCGGTGaaagttataacaaaatattaactaaatatacaatTCTCACAATTAAGTTGACAGTATCGCAGCATTGTTTAGCATATTCTAGATAGACAGTTggtattatctatattaatattatatattaataaagtatacattttattaacatatatttaattttttcacagGTTTCTACATAAACCGTCGTTCGGAGCTATTGTGCTCGGTGTGGCTTTACTGCCCATACTTCACTATTCGAATTTGCTTACACGTGACCAGCCTGGTTCTGTAAGATATTCAAGATGGGAAGATCGTTAACATGAGaactaaacaattaaattattttgaactcTTCAAGTGAGCTATGATTGATTTGTAAATACAACTTTAAGATCTGCCAACatcaatatcataaaattaaaatgaagataTTCCTACTATGTTGTGGGTTAATTTTTCCGCATAC
This genomic window from Vanessa tameamea isolate UH-Manoa-2023 chromosome 5, ilVanTame1 primary haplotype, whole genome shotgun sequence contains:
- the LOC113392527 gene encoding transmembrane protein 43 homolog; its protein translation is MGWIAVVNQFKQTWLTTLLSLVLFSGVTYFLVWSEYQTIQSNLMLDEVIFAAESIDVHTKDEAERYEGRVVHIVGPLRVLEPISEPDYNIHVQAVKLRKRVQMYQWIEETMETDNFLSEPAEETQKTYWYHKDWRDYVVDSALFYIRPGHHNPTSMPMFSETHIAEYVKIGWMNLGLDVKRKVNDYYEIWSDSRPDRSDIKLHSGFYYHGNSALEHEIGDLRIHFSYAGREDDIYTAVGLVERGVLQPYSPKNFPTADPLSLMRKGSYSLKHLYDLEKHHANTHTWKYRLLGLIQVFASAMTLHPEWLTLFMQCKWISNSLRRCTRLWINLVLSFSYTLLIISIPWFLHKPSFGAIVLGVALLPILHYSNLLTRDQPGSVRYSRWEDR